The Streptomyces sp. NBC_00569 genomic sequence TACTCCGCGAGGTCCACGACGGTGAGCGACCGGCTGATGTTGCGCATGATGTGGTGGCGCAGATCCTCGATGCGCCGCGTCGTGGAGAGCTGTTCCAGGGGAACGCTGAACTGGCTCTGCCCGCTCGGCCGTTTCAGGTACATCACGAGCTGCCGGGCGACGCGCAGCGCAATGGCCTCGCCGAGGTCATCGGCGATCAGGGCGAGCGACAGGTCGAGGCAGGCGCTGATGCCGGCTCCGGTCCACACGTTGCCCTCGCGGATGAAGATCGGATCCGCGTCGACCTCCACCGCCGGGTGATCCGCGGCCAGTTGCGGCGCGGTCGACCAGTGCGTGGTCGCCCGCTTGCCGTCGAGGAGCCCGGCCGCGGCGAGGAGGTGCGCTCCGACACAGACGGACGTGACCCGGTGCGTCCGTTCGGCGAGAGTCTTCACCCAGCTGACCAGCTCGGGGTCGACGAGCGCGCGCACGCGGCGCTCGCTGTCGACCTCCACCGAGCCGGGCACGATGAGGGTGTCGATGCTTCCCTCGGCGGCTTCCCGGAAGGTGATGTCCGGGAGGATGCGGACTCCGGCGGAGGTGGTCACCGGGTCCATGCTCTCGGCGGCGAGGGCGACGTGATAGCCCGCGGCGTCCTCGGTCTCGCGCCGGGCCAGGGAGAACACTTCCGGTGGTCCGGTGACGTCGAGCAGGTCGACGCCTTCGAAGAGGACGATGACGATGAGCCGCCTGGCGATGTCCTGCATGAGTCCCCCTGGTCGGCGATCGGCCGTCGACGGTTGGCAGTTGGCGGTCGGTGAAGCACGAGCGGCATGTCGGTATCTGCATGTTAGACGTCATTGTCGACACGCCTGCTGGGTCATAGCGTTCTAGTCGCAGCCCACCGCATCGCTCGGGCTGCCAACCTCACGCGAAGACCGAAGGCGGTACACCCATGTCCAGAACCACACTGCGCGAGCTCAACGGCTTCGACGAGACGCCCGCCAAGCTGGCCGACTCGACGCTGATCCTGATCGACTTCCAGAACACCTACACCCAGGGCGTGATGGAACTCGACGGGTGGGAGGCCTCGCTCGACGCCGCCGCGC encodes the following:
- a CDS encoding GlxA family transcriptional regulator, translated to MQDIARRLIVIVLFEGVDLLDVTGPPEVFSLARRETEDAAGYHVALAAESMDPVTTSAGVRILPDITFREAAEGSIDTLIVPGSVEVDSERRVRALVDPELVSWVKTLAERTHRVTSVCVGAHLLAAAGLLDGKRATTHWSTAPQLAADHPAVEVDADPIFIREGNVWTGAGISACLDLSLALIADDLGEAIALRVARQLVMYLKRPSGQSQFSVPLEQLSTTRRIEDLRHHIMRNISRSLTVVDLAEYAHVSDRHLTRLFKTELGMTPHAYIESVRVEKARHDLESSDATLERIASSCGFGTTDTLVRAFRRRLNTTPTEYRRRFRVPQTR